One Spinacia oleracea cultivar Varoflay chromosome 4, BTI_SOV_V1, whole genome shotgun sequence DNA segment encodes these proteins:
- the LOC130471437 gene encoding uncharacterized protein — translation MGKFVSKASRGDKRAARTCKGKGGDVIFEGEDDVDSEDSDFEESQSDDGDVDSDDESDIGDFIVEEEELESMRDDIHDMSFEDCLDGSSKRDKNYKNGKVYVEQPYGSIKLEPWLIFTDMEAFLDVLRDYCIQEGFGLSVEKADSRRYTVVCAVEGCDWRIHASKMVDKFSWTIKSLTGEHRQCGRLEVNPIVTTKWLVGKLLPEIEANLDIPVLTLKKMTQQKYRIQVKTRLFYKVKALAKEVINGSFSESYALIPRYAEMIKETNPGSYALITWHSDPGDGFLKGCRPIIGIDGAHLSGFFKGILLSALGIDGNNEIFLLAYGVVDTESWNYFMRNLRALFEREGCSRDDWTFISDH, via the exons ATGGGAAAGTTTGTGTCTAAAGCTAGTAGGGGAGACAAGAGGGCAGCTAGGACATGTAAGGGTAAGGGTGGTGATGTGATATTTGAGGGTGAGGATGATGTAGACAGTGAGGATTCTGATTTTGAGGAATCTCAGAGTGATGATGGTGATGTAGACAGTGATGATGAATCAGACATAGGGGATTTCATTGTTGAGGAGGAGGAGTTGGAAAGTATGAGGGATGACATCCATGATATGTCATTTGAGGACTGTCTAGATGGGAGCTCAAAAAGGGACAAGAATTACAAGAATGGGAAGGTATATGTTGAGCAGCCCTATGGTTCTATTAAGCTTGAACCATGGTTGATATTTACAGATATGGAAGCCTTCCTGGATGTCCTAAGAGACTACTGCATACAGGAGGGGTTTGGGTTGAGTGTTGAGAAGGCAGACAGTAGAAGATACACTGTTGTTTGTGCAGTGGAGGGTTGTGATTGGAGGATACATGCCTCAAAAATGGTGGATAAGTTTAGTTGGACAATCAAATCATTGACTGGGGAGCACAGACAGTGTGGTAGGCTTGAGGTTAACCCCATAGTGACCACCAAATGGTTGGTGGGGAAGTTGTTGCCAGAGATTGAGGCAAACTTAGATATTCCTGTCTTAACATTGAAGAAGATGACTCAACAGAAGTATAGGATACAAGTAAAAACAAGGCTGTTCTACAAGGTTAAAGCATTGGCTAAGGAGGTTATTAATGGGAGTTTTAGTGAGTCCTATGCACTGATACCTAGGTATGCAGAGATGATAAAGGAGACTAACCCTGGGAGTTATGCACTGATCACATGGCATAGTGATCCTGGGGAT GGATTTCTTAAGGGGTGTAGGCCAATAATAGGAATTGATGGAGCTCACCTCAGTGGGTTTTTCAAGGGGATTCTTCTGTCAGCCTTGGGGATAGATGGCAACAATGAGATCTTCTTGTTGGCTTATGGGGTTGTTGACACTGAGAGCTGGAACTATTTTATGAGGAACCTTAGGGCACTGTTTGAGAGAGAAGGCTGCAGCAGGGATGACTGGACATTCATCAGTGACCACTAG
- the LOC130471436 gene encoding pollen-specific leucine-rich repeat extensin-like protein 1, producing MEEQLRYTVAMEVPVVDCEDDGIEYVRVYDTVDADEVFPGVSQPQPEPEQESPPPKKPSKAKPRKKLTPKKKTPKPAPPPPHNPLKPQTHKKPHHKHPHIKLNQNQKQPNKHPHIKLNQNQKQPNKHREHPNPHNLNQSKLDQNQLSQPNPKKQEGLDLRGLGWGNPHW from the coding sequence ATGGAGGAACAACTTAGGTACACAGTTGCTATGGAGGTTCCAGTGGTGGATTGTGAGGATGATGGGATTGAGTATGTGAGGGTTTATGACACAGTGGATGCTGATGAGGTGTTTCCTGGGGTTTCTCAGCCACAACCTGAACCAGAGCAAGAGTCCCCCCCTCCTAAGAAACCTTCCAAGGCCAAACCTAGGAAGAAACTCACTCCAAAAAAGAAGACACCAAAacctgcccccccccccccccacaaccCACTGAAACCACAAACACACAAGAAACCACACCACAAACACCCCCACATCAAGCTGAACCAGAACCAGAAACAACCCAACAAACACCCCCACATCAAGCTGAACCAGAACCAGAAACAACCCAACAAACACAGGGAGCACCCCAACCCACACAACCTGAACCAGAGCAAGCTGGACCAGAACCAGTTGTCCCAACCAAACCCAAAAAAACAGGAAGGGCTAGACCTGAGGGGTTTAGGGTGGGGAAACCCACACTGGTAA